One Chanodichthys erythropterus isolate Z2021 chromosome 22, ASM2448905v1, whole genome shotgun sequence DNA window includes the following coding sequences:
- the si:dkey-30k6.5 gene encoding zinc finger protein 85 isoform X1, with product MTAVIHELLSSVMGVLVESVVSELSKHLSDFTTVLSEEWKRNKGTAVNKNRLKQANQAKTKEFAAFMELLSKATIETMVKLIHDRISTQVLEATAKTKDKLNEDQTATPEPENNVLLETEKNKDYESESEHHENSGQATNNQYQVLSSAPTDILPGNVGLSESQPSTSTNVAAEERQEPLICESCGVSFNDLALLNIHNALHKERPFNCLTCGNTFKMMKCLMKHQRFHTTPDLSIEFEATLHEEEFIVQLETCDAVNTSLETLEVTTQEILQNNLDNEDLSCAVLESSQYATESLVQGLNITIENTESQPIATANTDMIKQSNDGLFRCKTCGKCFELRWKFINHVRAHVKHYKCSHCDKRFTMRSCLIRHAAMHTGAQLFKCDICSKSFVFQASLEKHKRLHTAEKTVTCPNCQKVFPGKRSFGRHRCRAVETLYNCPVCDKQFKIKQNMLDHQTLHTGEKPYCCEICGAFYSCERYLKNHQKSHIEKTYDYPCEVCDKRFSARKHLQAHMLVHTREKRYVCDVCDKKFATSGNLNRHKAGHTGVKLYGCPICLKRYTTAYALKMHMHKHTSSKPFLCDVCGKGFTSSDYMKRHKRIIHAGRRDCVCSICNKAFIFPSSLNQHMLVHTGEKHHERLVSPLLKKFSCDHCQKKFYSQAALTVHQRVHTKEKPYSCEVCGKRFGYSSSIQMHMRIHTGERPFGCDVCGKTFNQAVHLRTHQRVHTGLKSFSCESCGKKFVDHRNLKQHKCKYTM from the exons AAGGAGTTTGCTGCGTTCATGGAGCTGTTGAGTAAAGCCACAATAGAGACAATGGTGAAATTGATTCATGATCGCATCTCTACTCAAGTACTGGAAGCTACAGCAAAGACAAAAGACAAACTAAATG AGGATCAAACAGCAACACCTGAGCCTGAAAACAATGTGCTTCTTGAGACTGAAAAGAACAAGGATTATGAATCTGAATCAGAACATCATGAAAACTCTGGACAAGCAACAAATAATCAGTACCAAGTGCTGTCATCTGCACCCACTGATATTCTGCCAGGGAATGTGGGTTTGAGTGAAAGCCAACCTTCCACAAGCACAAATGTAGCTGCAGAGGAGAGACAGGAGCCTTTAATTTGTGAGTCCTGTGGAGTATCTTTCAATGACTTGGCCCTGTTGAACATTCACAATGCTTTACACAAAGAAAGACCTTTCAATTGTTTGACATGTGGGAATACTTTCAAAATGATGAAATGCTTGATGAAACACCAGAGATTTCACACGACTCCGGATTTGAGTATTGAGTTCGAAGCCACTCTGCACGAAGAAGAATTCATTGTGCAGCTCGAAACCTGTGATGCTGTCAATACATCCCTGGAAACACTAGAGGTCACCACTCAAG AAATTCTCCAAAATAACTTGGATAACGAAGACTTATCTTGCGCTGTCTTGGAAAGCAGTCAGTATGCAACCGAATCGCTTGTGCAAGGTTTAAATATTACCATCGAAAACACAGAGAGTCAGCCCATCGCCACAGCTAACACTGATATGATAAAGCAATCAAATGATGGTTTGTTCCGATGCAAAACTTGCGGGAAGTGTTTTGAACTGAGGTGGAAGTTCATCAACCACGTTCGGGCTCACGtgaaacattacaaatgttcgCATTGCGATAAGCGCTTTACTATGAGAAGCTGCCTCATCAGACACGCAGCAATGCACACTGGAGCTCAGCTATTCAAATGTGATATATGTTCCAAGTCTTTTGTATTTCAGGCCTCCCTGGAAAAGCACAAGCGTCTTCACACGGCAGAAAAGACAGTTACTTGCCCAAACTGCCAGAAGGTTTTTCCTGGAAAGCGCTCGTTCGGCAGACACCGATGCAGAGCAGTCGAAACACTCTACAACTGTCCCGTAtgtgacaaacagttcaaaattaaacaaaacatgCTCGATCATCAAACACTGCACACCGGCGAGAAGCCCTACTGCTGCGAGATATGTGGTGCGTTTTATAGCTGTGAACGGTATCTGAAAAATCACCAGAAGAGTCATATTGAGAAAACCTACGACTATCCGTGCGAAGTCTGCGACAAGCGCTTCAGCGCTCGCAAACACTTGCAGGCACATATGCTCGTGCACACGAGGGAAAAGCGATACGTGTGCGACGTATGCGACAAGAAGTTTGCCACCTCTGGAAACCTCAACAGACACAAAGCTGGTCACACGGGAGTGAAGCTGTACGGTTGTCCGATATGTTTGAAAAGGTACACTACAGCGTACGCACTGAAGATgcacatgcacaaacacacttcAAGCAAACCGTTTCTTTGTGACGTTTGCGGTAAAGGATTTACCAGTTCGGACTACATGAAAAGGCACAAGCGAATCATTCACGCGGGAAGGAGGGATTGTGTGTGTTCGATCTGTAATAAGGCCTTCATATTCCCCAGTTCTCTTAATCAGCACATGCTTGTACACACAGGAGAGAAGCATCATGAGCGACTGGTCAGTCCTCTGCTGAAGAAATTCAGTTGCGATCATTGTCAAAAGAAGTTCTACTCACAAGCCGCCCTTACGGTACACCAAAGGGTTCACACGAAAGAAAAGCCATATAGTTGTGAGGTTTGTGGAAAGAGGTTTGGGTATTCGAGCAGTATTCAGATGCACATGAGAATCCATACAGGAGAGAGACCTTTTGGGTGTGATGTTTGTGGTAAGACGTTCAATCAGGCTGTGCATCTGAGGACCCATCAGCGAGTGCACACTGGTCTAAAGTCATTTAGTTGTGAGAGCTGTGGGAAGAAGTTTGTGGATCATAGAAATCTCAAGcaacataaatgtaaatataccATGTAA
- the si:dkey-30k6.5 gene encoding zinc finger protein 85 isoform X2 gives MTAVIHELLSSVMGVLVESVVSELSKHLSDFTTVLSEEWKRNKGTAVNKNRLKQANQAKTEFAAFMELLSKATIETMVKLIHDRISTQVLEATAKTKDKLNEDQTATPEPENNVLLETEKNKDYESESEHHENSGQATNNQYQVLSSAPTDILPGNVGLSESQPSTSTNVAAEERQEPLICESCGVSFNDLALLNIHNALHKERPFNCLTCGNTFKMMKCLMKHQRFHTTPDLSIEFEATLHEEEFIVQLETCDAVNTSLETLEVTTQEILQNNLDNEDLSCAVLESSQYATESLVQGLNITIENTESQPIATANTDMIKQSNDGLFRCKTCGKCFELRWKFINHVRAHVKHYKCSHCDKRFTMRSCLIRHAAMHTGAQLFKCDICSKSFVFQASLEKHKRLHTAEKTVTCPNCQKVFPGKRSFGRHRCRAVETLYNCPVCDKQFKIKQNMLDHQTLHTGEKPYCCEICGAFYSCERYLKNHQKSHIEKTYDYPCEVCDKRFSARKHLQAHMLVHTREKRYVCDVCDKKFATSGNLNRHKAGHTGVKLYGCPICLKRYTTAYALKMHMHKHTSSKPFLCDVCGKGFTSSDYMKRHKRIIHAGRRDCVCSICNKAFIFPSSLNQHMLVHTGEKHHERLVSPLLKKFSCDHCQKKFYSQAALTVHQRVHTKEKPYSCEVCGKRFGYSSSIQMHMRIHTGERPFGCDVCGKTFNQAVHLRTHQRVHTGLKSFSCESCGKKFVDHRNLKQHKCKYTM, from the exons GAGTTTGCTGCGTTCATGGAGCTGTTGAGTAAAGCCACAATAGAGACAATGGTGAAATTGATTCATGATCGCATCTCTACTCAAGTACTGGAAGCTACAGCAAAGACAAAAGACAAACTAAATG AGGATCAAACAGCAACACCTGAGCCTGAAAACAATGTGCTTCTTGAGACTGAAAAGAACAAGGATTATGAATCTGAATCAGAACATCATGAAAACTCTGGACAAGCAACAAATAATCAGTACCAAGTGCTGTCATCTGCACCCACTGATATTCTGCCAGGGAATGTGGGTTTGAGTGAAAGCCAACCTTCCACAAGCACAAATGTAGCTGCAGAGGAGAGACAGGAGCCTTTAATTTGTGAGTCCTGTGGAGTATCTTTCAATGACTTGGCCCTGTTGAACATTCACAATGCTTTACACAAAGAAAGACCTTTCAATTGTTTGACATGTGGGAATACTTTCAAAATGATGAAATGCTTGATGAAACACCAGAGATTTCACACGACTCCGGATTTGAGTATTGAGTTCGAAGCCACTCTGCACGAAGAAGAATTCATTGTGCAGCTCGAAACCTGTGATGCTGTCAATACATCCCTGGAAACACTAGAGGTCACCACTCAAG AAATTCTCCAAAATAACTTGGATAACGAAGACTTATCTTGCGCTGTCTTGGAAAGCAGTCAGTATGCAACCGAATCGCTTGTGCAAGGTTTAAATATTACCATCGAAAACACAGAGAGTCAGCCCATCGCCACAGCTAACACTGATATGATAAAGCAATCAAATGATGGTTTGTTCCGATGCAAAACTTGCGGGAAGTGTTTTGAACTGAGGTGGAAGTTCATCAACCACGTTCGGGCTCACGtgaaacattacaaatgttcgCATTGCGATAAGCGCTTTACTATGAGAAGCTGCCTCATCAGACACGCAGCAATGCACACTGGAGCTCAGCTATTCAAATGTGATATATGTTCCAAGTCTTTTGTATTTCAGGCCTCCCTGGAAAAGCACAAGCGTCTTCACACGGCAGAAAAGACAGTTACTTGCCCAAACTGCCAGAAGGTTTTTCCTGGAAAGCGCTCGTTCGGCAGACACCGATGCAGAGCAGTCGAAACACTCTACAACTGTCCCGTAtgtgacaaacagttcaaaattaaacaaaacatgCTCGATCATCAAACACTGCACACCGGCGAGAAGCCCTACTGCTGCGAGATATGTGGTGCGTTTTATAGCTGTGAACGGTATCTGAAAAATCACCAGAAGAGTCATATTGAGAAAACCTACGACTATCCGTGCGAAGTCTGCGACAAGCGCTTCAGCGCTCGCAAACACTTGCAGGCACATATGCTCGTGCACACGAGGGAAAAGCGATACGTGTGCGACGTATGCGACAAGAAGTTTGCCACCTCTGGAAACCTCAACAGACACAAAGCTGGTCACACGGGAGTGAAGCTGTACGGTTGTCCGATATGTTTGAAAAGGTACACTACAGCGTACGCACTGAAGATgcacatgcacaaacacacttcAAGCAAACCGTTTCTTTGTGACGTTTGCGGTAAAGGATTTACCAGTTCGGACTACATGAAAAGGCACAAGCGAATCATTCACGCGGGAAGGAGGGATTGTGTGTGTTCGATCTGTAATAAGGCCTTCATATTCCCCAGTTCTCTTAATCAGCACATGCTTGTACACACAGGAGAGAAGCATCATGAGCGACTGGTCAGTCCTCTGCTGAAGAAATTCAGTTGCGATCATTGTCAAAAGAAGTTCTACTCACAAGCCGCCCTTACGGTACACCAAAGGGTTCACACGAAAGAAAAGCCATATAGTTGTGAGGTTTGTGGAAAGAGGTTTGGGTATTCGAGCAGTATTCAGATGCACATGAGAATCCATACAGGAGAGAGACCTTTTGGGTGTGATGTTTGTGGTAAGACGTTCAATCAGGCTGTGCATCTGAGGACCCATCAGCGAGTGCACACTGGTCTAAAGTCATTTAGTTGTGAGAGCTGTGGGAAGAAGTTTGTGGATCATAGAAATCTCAAGcaacataaatgtaaatataccATGTAA